One Brassica napus cultivar Da-Ae chromosome A1, Da-Ae, whole genome shotgun sequence genomic region harbors:
- the LOC106375124 gene encoding protein GLUTAMINE DUMPER 2-like, with amino-acid sequence MQTMEGRQYYQNPEGTNHSSSMVVPHSPWHSPVPYLFGGLAAMLALIAFSLLILACSYWRLTGTAERDLEAGDDAKPEGDTHKTKTTELPEKFLVIMAGDVKPTYLATPANRSEQSCTCGDHKEEAGSNQVLRQSTGT; translated from the coding sequence ATGCAGACAATGGAAGGAAGACAATACTACCAAAATCCTGAAGGAACCAATCATAGCTCTTCAATGGTGGTGCCGCACTCGCCGTGGCACTCTCCGGTTCCTTATCTCTTCGGTGGTTTGGCCGCCATGCTAGCCCTCATCGCCTTCTCTCTTCTCATTCTCGCTTGTTCCTACTGGCGACTCACTGGCACGGCTGAGAGAGATCTCGAGGCCGGAGATGATGCCAAACCCGAAGGGGACACTCACAAGACCAAGACCACAGAGTTGCCAGAGAAGTTTCTCGTCATCATGGCAGGAGACGTCAAACCCACGTACCTGGCTACGCCGGCGAACCGGTCTGAGCAAAGCTGTACTTGTGGTGACCATAAGGAAGAGGCTGGTAGTAATCAGGTGTTGCGGCAGAGCACCGGAACTTAA
- the LOC106442810 gene encoding putative lipase ROG1, whose translation MIAPFSFSIPDSIPSSPRFLPLGQHQLQLRFLARPKKNLDHMELMKRLGIGCFAAKHSTREMKTEKDSGGEDLFVESSEKPDHLVVMVNGIIGSSADWKYAAEQFVKKFPDKVLVHRSESNSATLTFDGVDMMGERLANEVLSVIKNRNGLKKISFVAHSLGGLVARYAVGKLYEQSGEANSSDSPSKAKSGEIAGLEPMNFITFATPHLGSRGHRQFPILCGLPFLERTASQTAHLAAGRTGKHLFLVDNDDGNLPLLIRMATDSFNFKFISALNAFKRRVAYANVNFDYMVGWRTSSIRRPNELPKPNLLATDPNYPHIVYVEHGNVDNGSCKSTSTVVKDENTDLEEEMLHGLGQLSWERVDVSFHNSKQRYVAHNTIQVKTYWLHSDGKDVVFHMMDHFCL comes from the exons ATGATTGcccccttctccttctccatccCAGATTCGATTCCTTCTTCTCCTCGATTTCTTCCGCTTGGTCAACACCAGCTCCAGCTCCGATTTCTCGCTCGACCCAAGAAGAATCTCGATCATATGGAGTTGATGAAGCGCCTCGGAATCGGTTGCTTTGCGGCGAAGCATAGCACAAGGGAGATGAAGACGGAGAAGGACAGCGGCGGAGAGGATCTGTTCGTGGAGTCTTCAGAGAAGCCGGATCACTTGGTGGTCATGGTGAACGGTATCATAGGAAG TTCGGCGGATTGGAAGTATGCGGCGGAGCAGTTCGTGAAGAAGTTCCCGGACAAAGTACTTGTGCACc GTAGTGAGAGTAATAGTGCAACCTTGACGTTTGATGGTGTTGATATGATGGGTGAAAGGCTGGCTAATGAG gttttgtcTGTTATTAAGAACAGGAATGGGTTGAAGAAGATCTCGTTTGTGGCTCATTCGTTAGGAGGTCTTGTTGCAAGATATGCCGTAGGGAAGCTGTATGAACAGTCTGGTGAAGCCAACTCTTCTGACTCTCCTTCAAAGGCCAAGAGCGGCGAAATAGCTGGGTTAGAACCTATGAACTTTATAACTTTCGCAACGCCTCATCTTGGTTCCAGGGGACATAGACAG TTCCCGATTCTCTGTGGCCTTCCTTTTCTTGAAAGAACAGCATCCCAAACCGCACACTTGGCTGCTGGGAGGACCGGAAAGCATTTGTTTCTGGTGGACAATGATGATGGGAATCTCCCACTTCTTATCCGGATGGCTACTGATTCTTTTAACTTCAAATTCAT ATCGGCTTTAAATGCTTTCAAACGGCGTGTGGCTTATGCAAACGTGAACTTCGATT ACATGGTTGGATGGAGGACATCTTCTATTCGCCGTCCAAATGAGCTCCCAAAG CCAAATCTTCTAGCAACTGATCCAAACTATCCACACATTGTATATGTAGAACATGGAAATGTAGATAATGGTAGTTGCAAGTCAACCTCTACAGTAGTAAAAGATGAAAACACTGATCTTGAAG AGGAAATGCTACATGGGCTCGGTCAACTATCTTGGGAACGAGTAGATGTAAGCTTTCACAATAGCAAGCAACGATATGTAGCTCATAATACCATTCAG GTGAAGACATATTGGTTACATTCTGATGGTAAAGATGTCGTCTTTCACATGATGGATCATTTCTGTCTCTAG
- the LOC106375111 gene encoding pathogenesis-related protein PR-1-like, with protein MIKSYLRVILLLLCATNLCASSSITRTRTRTITRSRTRTKTRTVSLHHVYQTSRTKCLGCHHDSLQFLFRQNLVRAQRLEAPLIWDRRLQNYAQNWANQRKGDCALRHSFQNGEFSFGENIFSGYGKNWSPADAVVAWASEKRHYNYGSNTCDPGKVCGHYTQMVWKNTRRVGCARVKCNSGAIFMTCNYDPPGNYIGQKPY; from the coding sequence ATGATCAAATCCTATTTACGTGTAATATTACTCTTATTATGCGCCACTAATCTCTGCGCTTCATCATCAATAACCAGAACCAGAACTAGAACAATAACCAGATCCAGAACCAGAACAAAAACGAGAACTGTATCATTACATCATGTATACCAAACCAGTAGGACCAAGTGTCTGGGATGTCACCACGACTCGTTACAGTTCTTGTTCCGACAAAATTTGGTTCGTGCCCAAAGACTCGAAGCTCCTTTGATTTGGGACCGCAGACTCCAGAACTACGCTCAAAACTGGGCTAATCAAAGAAAAGGAGATTGTGCTTTGAGACATTCTTTCCAAAACGGAGAGTTTAGTTTCGGCGAAAACATTTTCAGTGGATACGGCAAAAACTGGTCCCCGGCCGACGCAGTGGTCGCATGGGCCAGCGAGAAGAGGCACTATAATTACGGTTCCAACACGTGCGACCCTGGGAAGGTGTGTGGGCATTACACACAGATGGTGTGGAAGAACACGAGGAGGGTCGGGTGCGCACGTGTAAAGTGCAACAGTGGTGCGATTTTCATGACTTGTAACTATGATCCTCCCGGTAACTACATCGGCCAGAAACCCTATTGA